Proteins co-encoded in one Prosthecobacter algae genomic window:
- a CDS encoding alpha/beta hydrolase, with protein sequence MFLRFTVWLICLPLLLASCAMAPAKVRRAMQSPIQRLQPTVEPSLSDLLDTVLEEGPESAPGKKALAQFVESWKKQKLPTSSSLPAEGPPASRYHVRFEGDPSSPHPLNYFDEIQATDGFKVLRIDHHLRPGIGAPLLALRENQQREPIERFFPPEVIARPLTAVLEAGPPQRTGRHIRIRLLCSLKYETLTQHGIQQPLAADFSIPWASALSRAGKLRQSAILDMLTRTPKRQTQLYLMEAYDPRKEPLILIHGLLSTPLAWAEISNDLWADEAIRSRYQIWHFLYNTSAPALYSSRILRTQLKELRRQLDPEGDDPAMQRTTLITHSMGGLIGKSLVVKPGDAFWNAAFTQPPETLKLTPEDRSVLNEAFEWQADRSIRRIVFICTPHRGSAFADNPIGRAGSWLTKPPTPFQEFFQRVSAANPGAFTPAYEALGRGHLDSVSALSPRQPTLRILADLPIPEHVQVHSIIGNRGSKLPLEKTSDGIVPYTSSHLEDADSELVVPTRHGAFRHPAAMAEIFRVLKLR encoded by the coding sequence ATGTTCCTCCGCTTCACAGTCTGGCTCATCTGCCTGCCGTTGCTCCTCGCCTCATGCGCTATGGCTCCGGCCAAAGTGCGGCGTGCCATGCAGTCGCCGATTCAAAGGCTGCAACCCACCGTCGAGCCCAGCCTCAGTGACCTGCTGGACACCGTGCTCGAGGAAGGCCCTGAATCCGCCCCTGGCAAAAAGGCCCTGGCCCAGTTCGTCGAAAGCTGGAAAAAACAGAAGCTTCCGACTAGCAGTTCGCTGCCCGCAGAGGGACCGCCCGCCAGCCGCTACCATGTGCGTTTTGAAGGTGATCCCTCCAGTCCCCATCCGCTGAACTATTTCGACGAAATCCAGGCGACGGACGGGTTCAAAGTACTGCGTATCGACCATCACCTGCGGCCTGGCATTGGCGCCCCACTGCTGGCCCTGCGTGAAAACCAGCAGAGAGAGCCTATCGAACGTTTTTTCCCGCCCGAAGTCATTGCCAGGCCGCTCACCGCCGTGCTGGAAGCAGGCCCACCCCAAAGGACAGGACGCCACATTCGCATCCGCCTGCTGTGTTCCCTGAAATACGAGACCCTCACTCAGCACGGCATCCAGCAACCCCTCGCCGCTGACTTTTCCATCCCCTGGGCCTCCGCCCTTTCACGCGCTGGCAAGCTGCGGCAGTCCGCCATCCTGGACATGCTCACCCGCACGCCGAAACGCCAGACCCAGCTTTACCTCATGGAGGCCTACGATCCGCGCAAGGAACCGCTGATCCTCATCCACGGCCTACTCTCCACCCCGCTGGCCTGGGCCGAGATCAGCAACGACCTGTGGGCGGACGAAGCCATCCGCAGCCGCTACCAGATCTGGCACTTCCTTTACAACACATCGGCTCCCGCACTTTACTCCTCACGGATACTTCGCACCCAGCTCAAGGAGTTGCGCCGCCAGTTGGATCCTGAAGGGGATGATCCAGCCATGCAGAGGACCACCCTCATCACCCACAGCATGGGCGGGTTGATCGGCAAAAGCCTAGTGGTGAAACCTGGAGATGCATTCTGGAATGCCGCCTTCACCCAGCCGCCTGAAACATTAAAACTGACCCCGGAAGACCGTTCTGTATTGAATGAAGCCTTTGAATGGCAGGCAGACCGCAGCATCCGCCGCATCGTCTTCATCTGCACCCCTCACCGGGGCAGCGCATTTGCCGACAATCCCATCGGTCGCGCCGGCAGTTGGCTGACCAAGCCACCCACGCCTTTCCAGGAGTTTTTCCAACGTGTCTCTGCGGCCAATCCCGGAGCTTTTACGCCTGCCTACGAAGCCCTTGGCCGAGGCCATTTAGACAGCGTCAGTGCCCTCTCTCCACGGCAGCCCACCTTGCGCATCCTGGCGGATCTACCCATTCCTGAGCATGTCCAGGTCCACAGCATCATCGGCAACCGTGGCAGCAAACTCCCCCTGGAAAAAACCAGCGATGGTATCGTCCCTTACACCAGCAGCCATCTGGAGGATGCAGATTCAGAATTGGTCGTGCCGACCAGGCACGGCGCGTTCCGTCATCCCGCTGCGATGGCTGAGATCTTTCGTGTGCTGAAGCTACGCTGA
- a CDS encoding ATP-binding response regulator has product MPIYGDIVAPAASSPLTVFIVEDESLVAMDLEERLTQMGYQVAGIADNGVDALNTLATLKVDLVLMDIHLRDGMDGVDVAGNLRKTSNVPVIFVTAHADEATLRRAGQTEPFGYVLKPFDERELRATIEMALYRHRAESRLRKVERWLATTLRSIGDGVIATDDQRRVTLINPLAESVTGWSCYEAIGKPLEEVLAIYGEDGVNETPSFYDEAMKAGVTIHMGENKSLRTKDGRMLPVDDSISPIRDDEGRINGCVVVFRDCTHSKQLQEERRRLETKMQETQRLESLGVLAAGIAHDFNNLLTVVTMNASLAKVFVAKESQVMRGLTDIQSAAERAAQLCNQMLAYAGQGPVAKEAVCINSLTRDTAQLLTTAISKKTALSLDLGDNIPKISGDRSQLQQVIMNLVINASESLQDLPGKIKLKTRYMHVEQARLDACRVGSALEEGDYLMIEVKDTGEGMSPEILARIFDPFFTTKFTGRGLGLAAVLGIVRSHGGDLAVESVSGGGTTFRIYMPTLVVPEESVAESNFESNTWLGTGYALIVDDEVTIRMAGQAVLNHLGFQVELAEDGMRGLEKILKQAVNYKVVLLDLTMPNLDGRDVYKLVRERMPHLPIIIMSGYSSHQATDLMNDGGPTTFIQKPFTVESIREKLVALLG; this is encoded by the coding sequence ATGCCCATCTACGGTGATATTGTAGCCCCAGCAGCCAGTAGCCCTCTGACGGTTTTTATCGTTGAGGATGAAAGCCTCGTGGCGATGGACTTGGAGGAACGGCTGACCCAGATGGGTTATCAAGTCGCCGGTATTGCGGACAATGGGGTGGATGCCCTGAACACCCTGGCTACCCTGAAGGTGGACCTGGTGCTGATGGACATCCATTTGCGCGATGGGATGGACGGTGTCGATGTGGCTGGCAATCTGCGGAAAACCTCCAATGTCCCGGTGATCTTTGTCACGGCGCATGCCGACGAGGCAACCCTGCGGCGTGCGGGGCAGACGGAACCGTTTGGCTATGTGCTGAAGCCTTTCGATGAGCGTGAACTTCGGGCCACCATTGAGATGGCCCTATATCGTCATCGTGCTGAAAGCCGCCTGCGCAAGGTGGAGCGCTGGCTGGCCACCACGCTGCGCAGCATCGGAGATGGAGTGATCGCCACGGATGATCAGCGGCGTGTCACTTTGATCAATCCGCTGGCTGAATCCGTGACTGGCTGGTCTTGCTATGAGGCCATAGGAAAGCCTTTGGAAGAGGTGCTGGCGATTTATGGTGAAGACGGTGTCAATGAAACACCGTCTTTTTATGACGAGGCTATGAAGGCCGGCGTGACGATCCACATGGGTGAAAACAAGTCCCTGCGGACCAAGGATGGCCGCATGCTGCCGGTGGATGACAGCATCTCCCCCATCCGGGACGACGAGGGGCGGATCAATGGGTGCGTGGTGGTCTTTCGTGACTGCACGCACAGCAAGCAACTGCAGGAGGAGCGGCGGCGGCTGGAGACCAAAATGCAGGAGACACAGCGGCTGGAAAGCCTGGGCGTGCTGGCGGCGGGGATCGCCCATGACTTTAACAATCTTCTCACCGTGGTCACGATGAACGCCTCGCTGGCCAAGGTCTTTGTGGCCAAGGAATCCCAGGTGATGCGTGGACTGACAGACATCCAGTCGGCAGCCGAACGTGCGGCACAGCTTTGCAACCAGATGCTGGCCTATGCGGGGCAGGGGCCCGTGGCTAAAGAAGCTGTGTGCATCAATTCACTCACCCGGGATACGGCCCAACTGTTGACGACGGCCATCAGTAAAAAAACCGCTCTTTCGCTGGATCTGGGAGACAACATTCCCAAGATCAGCGGCGACCGCAGCCAGCTCCAGCAGGTGATCATGAATCTGGTGATCAATGCCTCCGAATCGTTGCAGGACCTGCCAGGGAAGATCAAGCTGAAGACCCGCTACATGCATGTGGAACAGGCCCGGCTGGATGCCTGCCGGGTGGGAAGTGCCCTCGAGGAAGGGGATTACCTGATGATCGAGGTGAAAGATACTGGGGAGGGCATGTCGCCGGAGATTCTGGCACGTATTTTTGATCCCTTCTTTACCACGAAGTTTACGGGCCGAGGTCTAGGACTGGCAGCCGTTTTGGGCATCGTCCGCAGTCATGGCGGTGACCTTGCTGTGGAAAGTGTTTCTGGTGGCGGGACGACGTTCCGCATTTACATGCCGACCTTGGTGGTGCCTGAGGAGTCGGTCGCGGAATCCAATTTTGAATCGAACACCTGGCTTGGTACGGGGTATGCCCTGATTGTGGATGACGAAGTCACCATCCGCATGGCTGGACAGGCTGTGCTGAACCACCTGGGATTTCAGGTGGAGCTGGCCGAAGATGGTATGCGCGGGCTGGAAAAAATCCTGAAGCAGGCGGTCAATTACAAAGTGGTGCTGCTGGACCTGACGATGCCGAATCTGGACGGGCGGGATGTTTACAAACTGGTGCGGGAACGCATGCCCCACCTGCCCATCATCATCATGAGTGGTTATTCCTCGCATCAGGCAACGGACCTGATGAATGACGGTGGCCCTACCACGTTCATCCAGAAGCCCTTCACGGTGGAGTCCATCCGGGAGAAGTTGGTGGCACTTTTAGGCTAA
- a CDS encoding PAS domain S-box protein — MQKIFSLFSGLGAAIGWLALVSLLYGSDPQRPNLIFGIVSLPASLALLILSMGLALLRPHEGVVRILMSRSPAGKLVRQLLPLALLVTFVFGLVRLWAQARWSLTTEFGAAFYCTMTMAILILVILRHAQTVQHSDRLRAMAKRRATRSLEERERRFRGIFNNTSQFIGMLTPDGVLTEANRSSLEATGLTAQDVIGKHFWEVSWWRQDEREQARIRESIAKAAAGEAVYYQTVYRSSTGEWRPVDFSLSPVFDEAGKVIFLVPEGRDATDHHRATGKLENISQRLVLATQASGIGIWDWDVVTNKLVWDETMFRIYQVSCPEGGPSYQIWENCMHQDDREGAVAALQLALGGGADFSTVFRIVWPDGSIHYIQTKAIVQKDGEGRPVRMLGTNADITKQVMAEARLQESEERFRHAFEYSAIGFALLDQDGGWMAVNRALCEIVGYTEGELAGQRFHDITHPEDLEKDLENVTRLIRGEITHYQMEKRYIRKGGHIVWVLLTASLVKEDDGSPAYFISQVEDITQRHEADLVLKHQQGQLRKFIEHTPAAVAMFDLKMNYVAASQRWLEDYHLQAQPLLGRSHYEVFPEIGPEWKAIHQRCLEGAVESRDEDMFIRQDGQTEWLRWEVRPWLEAGGEIGGIVMFTEVITERKNAAEKIRTSLEEKEVLLREIHHRVKNNMQIISSLLQLQTSSLHDPADVAIFKDCQTRIHAMAMVHDRLYRSGNLSTINFGAHLCEVANLMACGQASSMTHIRLETQCDDVELDLDKAIPLGLIATELITNAFKHAFKGREMGCIRISLRRTGGKQMQLQVEDDGNGLPPGSDPVSSRTLGLRLVRSLSHQLRARILFPPTSGGCCVEITFDV; from the coding sequence ATGCAGAAGATTTTCAGCCTCTTTTCGGGCCTGGGGGCGGCGATTGGATGGCTGGCCTTGGTGAGTCTGCTGTATGGCAGTGATCCTCAGCGGCCTAACTTGATTTTTGGCATCGTTTCCCTGCCGGCTTCGCTGGCCCTGCTGATCCTTTCCATGGGGCTGGCCTTGCTGCGGCCTCACGAGGGGGTGGTGAGAATCCTGATGTCGCGCAGTCCGGCGGGCAAGCTGGTGCGACAGCTACTGCCGCTGGCCCTGCTAGTGACGTTTGTTTTTGGTTTGGTGCGCCTCTGGGCTCAGGCGCGATGGTCTCTCACGACGGAGTTTGGCGCCGCCTTTTACTGCACAATGACGATGGCGATCCTGATCTTGGTGATCCTCCGTCATGCGCAGACGGTGCAACATTCTGACAGACTGCGGGCAATGGCTAAAAGGCGGGCAACAAGAAGTCTGGAGGAACGTGAGCGGCGTTTCCGTGGCATTTTCAACAACACCTCCCAGTTCATAGGAATGCTGACCCCAGACGGCGTACTGACTGAGGCTAACCGATCCTCCCTGGAGGCGACAGGCTTGACGGCGCAAGACGTCATCGGCAAGCATTTCTGGGAAGTATCCTGGTGGCGGCAGGATGAGAGGGAACAAGCCCGGATACGTGAAAGCATTGCCAAGGCGGCTGCTGGCGAAGCCGTCTATTACCAAACGGTCTATCGTTCTTCGACCGGGGAATGGCGACCTGTGGATTTCTCCCTGAGTCCGGTTTTTGATGAAGCGGGCAAGGTGATCTTTCTGGTGCCGGAAGGGCGCGATGCCACGGATCATCATCGGGCGACTGGCAAGCTGGAAAACATTTCTCAGCGTCTGGTTTTGGCCACGCAGGCTTCCGGGATTGGCATCTGGGACTGGGATGTGGTGACGAACAAGCTTGTCTGGGATGAAACGATGTTTCGCATCTACCAAGTCTCATGCCCAGAAGGTGGACCCTCCTATCAGATCTGGGAGAACTGCATGCATCAAGATGACCGTGAAGGGGCTGTGGCCGCCCTGCAACTGGCCCTGGGCGGGGGTGCGGATTTTAGCACGGTGTTTCGGATTGTGTGGCCAGACGGTTCAATCCATTATATTCAGACGAAGGCCATAGTGCAAAAAGATGGGGAAGGCCGGCCTGTGCGCATGCTGGGCACCAATGCGGACATCACCAAGCAGGTGATGGCGGAGGCCAGACTCCAGGAAAGCGAGGAGAGATTCCGCCATGCCTTTGAATACTCGGCCATCGGTTTTGCCCTACTGGATCAAGACGGCGGATGGATGGCGGTTAACCGTGCGCTTTGTGAGATCGTGGGCTACACGGAGGGGGAGCTGGCAGGGCAGCGCTTTCATGACATCACTCACCCGGAAGACCTGGAAAAAGATTTGGAGAATGTGACGAGGCTGATCCGTGGCGAAATCACCCATTACCAGATGGAAAAGCGCTACATCCGCAAAGGTGGCCATATCGTTTGGGTGCTGCTGACCGCCTCACTGGTGAAGGAAGATGACGGCAGCCCTGCTTATTTCATTTCGCAGGTTGAGGACATTACTCAGCGCCATGAGGCAGACCTGGTGCTCAAGCATCAACAGGGACAGTTGCGCAAATTCATTGAGCATACGCCTGCGGCGGTGGCCATGTTTGACCTGAAAATGAACTATGTGGCGGCCAGTCAACGATGGCTGGAAGACTATCACCTGCAGGCGCAGCCGCTTTTGGGCCGCAGCCATTATGAGGTGTTCCCAGAGATCGGTCCAGAATGGAAGGCCATTCATCAACGCTGCCTGGAAGGGGCCGTGGAAAGCCGTGATGAGGACATGTTCATTCGCCAGGATGGACAGACAGAATGGCTGCGGTGGGAGGTCCGCCCTTGGCTGGAGGCGGGCGGGGAAATCGGCGGCATTGTGATGTTCACAGAAGTCATCACTGAACGAAAGAATGCGGCGGAGAAGATCAGAACGTCTTTGGAAGAAAAGGAGGTGCTGCTGCGCGAGATCCATCACCGGGTGAAGAACAACATGCAGATCATCTCCAGCCTGCTCCAGCTCCAGACTAGTTCCTTACATGATCCGGCGGATGTAGCGATCTTCAAAGATTGCCAAACTCGGATCCATGCCATGGCCATGGTACATGATCGGCTCTATCGCTCAGGCAATCTGTCCACCATCAATTTCGGTGCGCATCTGTGCGAAGTGGCCAATCTGATGGCCTGCGGTCAGGCGAGCAGCATGACCCATATTCGGCTGGAGACCCAGTGTGATGATGTGGAACTGGACCTGGACAAGGCGATACCGCTGGGGCTCATCGCCACCGAGCTCATCACCAATGCCTTCAAGCATGCCTTCAAGGGACGTGAGATGGGGTGCATCCGCATTTCACTGCGGCGCACCGGCGGCAAGCAGATGCAACTGCAGGTGGAGGATGATGGCAATGGGCTGCCTCCTGGCAGTGATCCCGTGAGCTCGCGCACTCTAGGGCTTCGGCTGGTGCGGTCACTCAGTCACCAGCTTCGTGCACGAATTTTGTTTCCGCCAACAAGCGGCGGTTGTTGTGTTGAGATTACTTTTGATGTTTAA
- a CDS encoding PAS domain S-box protein, with protein sequence MFTRANTALALSAGALSLLLWHHAGRPAKLNRQQLAASLLGAIPALIGGLTSLEYFSGINLGVDTLLAAATFPGDHANNHVVAPGRMSLNAALSLFFLGVSLCGLDWTIHIGRPRSIFIAPILAVMSALPACFGLVGYLSGTGGFTGLLKSTNLLLHAAVALVMLAVGVLAVRGERQPVRRILSQGAGGMLLRWLLPGATASLILLAWLIGKARAYAHVAPGEGTALMLFGGLILLYALIVSASRAVDVQEARAQRAKSALHEEELRSRSILATSLDGVLLMDMNGRVRDWNQAAERIFGWRPEEIVGQMLADHIIPERLRAAHNQGLKNYLITGSGPVLGKRLELPALRRDGTEFPVELSINAVTDAEPPLFVGFIRDITERQKAEQALREAKELAEKASQAKDDFLAALSHELRTPLTPVLLSASVLSEDPRLPEDVRRTLGMIERHVTLEARLIDDLLDLTRISRGKLHLRKEICDLETLIHHAVEIIKEDAAAKNLTLRLRLTSAAPRLAGDSARLQQVFWNLLKNAVKFTPHSGTITISTSTDELQKLAQITVQDTGVGFDPARADQLFLPFEQEKPGTQHQFGGLGLGLAIARAIVSLHGGSIAAASEGPGQGATFIVTLPFGILTEEDPPLEPTALANGQIAKQVLQILLVEDHEHTRQVLAHLLQRSGHRVQCASNVEEALGMADSATHRFDILISDLGLPDGSGLDLMQQLRNRGHTLPGIALSGYGMEEDHLRTREAGFACHLVKPVKFEQLTQALCSFKIGEGPNI encoded by the coding sequence ATGTTCACGCGGGCAAACACGGCGCTGGCCCTCAGTGCTGGGGCTCTTTCATTGCTGCTTTGGCATCACGCGGGGAGACCCGCCAAACTAAATAGACAGCAGTTGGCTGCCAGTCTATTGGGAGCTATCCCCGCATTGATCGGGGGACTGACTTCTCTAGAATACTTTTCAGGCATCAACCTGGGGGTGGATACATTGCTGGCAGCCGCCACTTTTCCCGGAGATCACGCCAACAACCATGTGGTCGCCCCGGGAAGAATGAGCCTCAATGCGGCGCTGTCTCTGTTTTTTCTGGGCGTTTCGCTCTGCGGGCTGGACTGGACGATTCATATTGGTCGCCCTCGCAGCATCTTCATTGCGCCCATCCTGGCGGTTATGTCCGCGCTTCCGGCCTGCTTTGGCCTGGTGGGCTATCTCTCCGGCACAGGTGGCTTCACCGGCCTCCTCAAATCCACCAATCTGCTGCTGCATGCAGCGGTGGCTCTCGTGATGCTGGCCGTAGGCGTTCTGGCGGTTCGCGGTGAACGCCAGCCGGTAAGGCGCATTCTGTCACAGGGGGCGGGTGGCATGCTGCTACGCTGGCTGCTTCCCGGCGCCACGGCATCTCTCATCCTCCTCGCCTGGTTGATTGGCAAAGCCCGGGCCTACGCCCATGTGGCTCCAGGTGAGGGCACGGCGCTCATGCTCTTTGGCGGGCTCATTCTCCTCTATGCCCTCATCGTCTCTGCCAGCCGCGCCGTGGATGTCCAGGAGGCCCGCGCCCAGCGTGCCAAGTCCGCCCTGCATGAAGAGGAACTCCGCAGCCGTTCCATCTTGGCGACTTCGCTGGATGGCGTCCTTCTCATGGACATGAATGGGCGGGTAAGAGACTGGAACCAGGCCGCCGAACGCATCTTTGGCTGGCGACCTGAGGAAATTGTGGGCCAGATGCTGGCGGACCACATCATTCCAGAAAGACTGCGAGCCGCCCACAATCAGGGCCTGAAAAATTACCTGATCACCGGATCAGGTCCCGTGCTCGGCAAGCGGCTGGAACTTCCCGCCCTGCGCCGGGATGGCACCGAATTTCCCGTGGAACTCAGCATCAATGCCGTCACGGATGCAGAGCCGCCCCTTTTTGTCGGTTTCATCCGGGACATTACGGAACGTCAAAAGGCTGAACAAGCCCTTCGGGAAGCCAAAGAACTGGCCGAAAAAGCCAGCCAGGCCAAAGATGACTTCCTCGCAGCCCTCTCCCACGAACTGCGCACACCGCTGACGCCAGTACTCCTCAGCGCCTCCGTTCTCAGTGAAGACCCACGCCTGCCCGAAGATGTGCGCCGCACGCTGGGCATGATCGAACGGCACGTTACTCTTGAGGCACGCCTCATCGACGATCTGCTGGACCTCACACGCATCTCACGCGGCAAGCTGCACCTCCGCAAAGAGATTTGCGATCTGGAAACGCTCATTCATCACGCCGTCGAAATCATCAAAGAAGACGCGGCGGCAAAAAACCTCACCCTACGGCTGCGGCTCACCTCAGCAGCCCCTCGGCTGGCAGGAGATTCCGCCAGGCTTCAGCAGGTGTTTTGGAATCTCCTCAAAAATGCGGTGAAGTTCACCCCTCATTCAGGGACCATCACGATCAGTACTTCCACAGACGAGCTTCAAAAGTTAGCCCAGATTACTGTGCAGGATACTGGCGTCGGCTTTGACCCAGCTAGGGCCGACCAGCTTTTCCTACCCTTTGAACAGGAAAAACCCGGCACCCAGCACCAGTTTGGCGGTCTTGGGCTGGGGCTGGCCATTGCTCGCGCCATCGTCAGCCTCCACGGAGGTAGCATCGCCGCAGCGAGCGAAGGCCCCGGCCAGGGAGCAACATTCATCGTCACCTTGCCCTTTGGCATTCTCACGGAAGAGGATCCCCCCTTGGAACCTACAGCCTTGGCCAATGGGCAGATAGCCAAACAAGTCCTGCAGATCCTTCTGGTGGAAGATCACGAACACACCCGCCAGGTGCTGGCACACCTGCTCCAGCGCTCGGGCCATCGCGTGCAGTGCGCTAGCAATGTGGAAGAAGCTCTCGGCATGGCTGACTCCGCCACCCATCGCTTTGACATTCTCATCTCCGACCTCGGACTGCCCGATGGTTCAGGCCTCGACCTCATGCAGCAACTGCGCAACCGAGGCCACACCCTGCCAGGCATTGCCCTATCCGGCTACGGTATGGAGGAAGATCATCTCCGCACCCGTGAAGCCGGTTTTGCCTGCCACTTGGTAAAACCAGTCAAATTTGAACAACTGACCCAAGCTCTCTGTAGTTTCAAAATAGGCGAGGGGCCGAATATCTAA
- a CDS encoding YceI family protein: protein MNAFHRLTASDLNALRHEEPKLVIMDVRLSDDYEQRAIEGAVNNCVYEVAFQSRLTDLVPDLQTPVCLYGESQDSHEATMAAQKLLRAGYARVLTLQGCLAAWTTAGLPLQGNGNQPEIQPLPAGRLPIDVTESKVEWLGRNLLNKHWGHLPIRSGHLDIRHGELAGGEIILGMTDITCDDLAGNPYHDVLIAHLRSDDFFDTEIHPEARLKILQAKLAPKAAPGTQNLHITAELTLKGITAPIQFTAAAGLAENGRYAAQAAFSIDRTRWGVLYGSGQFFHRLAGHLVNDLIEIQVRIVTQST from the coding sequence ATGAACGCCTTTCACCGCCTCACTGCCAGTGACTTGAATGCCTTGCGCCATGAGGAGCCTAAGCTGGTGATCATGGACGTTCGCCTGTCGGATGACTATGAGCAGCGTGCCATTGAGGGCGCTGTCAACAATTGCGTCTATGAGGTCGCTTTTCAAAGCCGCCTCACCGATCTAGTTCCCGACCTGCAAACTCCAGTCTGCCTTTATGGGGAGTCGCAGGACAGCCATGAGGCCACAATGGCTGCCCAGAAATTGCTGCGGGCAGGCTATGCCAGGGTCCTCACACTCCAAGGTTGCCTGGCAGCCTGGACGACCGCCGGACTACCTCTGCAAGGCAACGGAAACCAGCCCGAAATTCAACCTCTGCCCGCAGGCCGCCTACCGATTGATGTGACCGAAAGCAAGGTTGAATGGCTGGGCCGCAATCTCCTCAACAAACACTGGGGCCATCTACCCATCCGCTCAGGCCACCTCGACATTCGTCATGGTGAACTGGCGGGAGGTGAAATCATTCTTGGAATGACGGACATCACCTGCGACGACCTCGCCGGAAACCCCTATCACGATGTCCTCATCGCCCACCTGCGCAGCGACGACTTTTTTGACACCGAGATTCACCCCGAAGCCCGCCTCAAAATCCTCCAGGCCAAGCTGGCCCCCAAGGCAGCCCCAGGCACTCAAAACCTTCACATCACCGCCGAACTGACGCTGAAGGGCATCACCGCCCCCATTCAGTTCACCGCCGCAGCCGGACTGGCAGAAAATGGCCGTTATGCCGCCCAGGCTGCGTTCAGCATTGATCGCACCCGCTGGGGCGTCCTCTACGGCTCCGGCCAATTCTTTCACAGACTCGCCGGACATCTGGTCAATGACCTCATCGAAATCCAGGTGCGCATCGTCACCCAGTCAACCTGA
- a CDS encoding NAD(P)/FAD-dependent oxidoreductase, whose amino-acid sequence MPAYLRIAIVGSGTAGPAAALFLARAGHEVTLFERAAKTLPVGAGFLLQPTGMAVLERLGLRTELLPHTAPVSRLYCRTRSGRVLLNLSYQELGQNLKGAGTHRATFLDVLLKAMPQAGATIQWGTTMERLSRDSTGRPLLHDTAGCTHGPYDLLLICDGAQSALRAQCGVPARVRRYPWGALWFIGKRTPEFHPQELWQCVGSTRELNGYLPTGTHEDLLSLFWSLRLDAMPEWKATPLAVWKEQILRLAPQAETFLQQIESHQQVATATYHDVVMRQWHGDRIAILGDAAHALSPQLGQGVNLALMDAAALADALAQYPLEQALPHYSATRRSHLRFYQFATRWSTPFFQSDLLPLGWLRDLAFPLMHQFPWMRRQMIATMAGGKTGPLSGMRL is encoded by the coding sequence ATGCCAGCCTACCTCCGCATCGCCATCGTCGGATCCGGCACGGCAGGGCCTGCGGCCGCCCTCTTTCTCGCCCGTGCAGGACATGAGGTCACGCTATTCGAACGCGCCGCAAAAACCCTGCCCGTCGGAGCCGGATTTCTTCTCCAGCCCACAGGCATGGCCGTTTTAGAACGCCTGGGCCTGCGCACCGAACTGCTTCCTCACACAGCCCCCGTCTCCAGGCTGTATTGCCGCACTCGCAGCGGCCGTGTGCTGCTCAATTTATCGTATCAAGAGTTAGGCCAAAATCTCAAGGGAGCAGGCACTCATCGCGCGACTTTTCTGGACGTGCTTTTGAAGGCGATGCCTCAAGCCGGAGCAACCATACAATGGGGCACGACGATGGAACGGCTTTCCCGTGACAGCACAGGCCGCCCCCTGTTGCACGATACCGCAGGCTGCACCCATGGGCCGTATGATCTTCTGCTTATCTGCGACGGTGCTCAGTCGGCTCTCCGCGCACAATGCGGTGTGCCCGCCCGAGTCCGCCGCTATCCCTGGGGGGCCTTATGGTTCATCGGCAAACGTACTCCCGAGTTTCATCCTCAGGAGCTCTGGCAATGTGTGGGCTCCACCCGCGAGCTCAATGGTTATCTCCCCACGGGCACGCACGAGGATTTGCTCAGCCTTTTTTGGAGCCTACGCTTGGATGCCATGCCCGAATGGAAAGCCACTCCCCTTGCTGTCTGGAAAGAGCAGATTTTGCGCCTTGCTCCTCAGGCAGAGACCTTCTTGCAGCAGATCGAATCCCACCAGCAAGTCGCCACCGCGACCTACCATGACGTGGTCATGCGCCAATGGCATGGGGACCGTATCGCCATCCTGGGCGATGCCGCGCATGCCCTCAGTCCCCAACTGGGTCAGGGCGTTAATCTCGCCCTGATGGATGCCGCAGCCCTCGCCGATGCCCTGGCTCAATATCCCCTGGAGCAGGCCCTTCCCCATTACTCGGCCACCCGGCGCAGCCACCTTCGTTTTTACCAGTTTGCCACCCGCTGGAGCACGCCCTTTTTTCAATCCGATCTGCTTCCTCTCGGCTGGCTGCGCGACCTCGCCTTTCCGCTCATGCATCAGTTCCCCTGGATGCGCCGCCAAATGATCGCCACCATGGCGGGTGGAAAGACAGGGCCGCTGAGTGGGATGAGGCTGTGA